One window from the genome of Cryptomeria japonica chromosome 6, Sugi_1.0, whole genome shotgun sequence encodes:
- the LOC131033244 gene encoding cyclase-associated protein 1: METLVGRLEAAVSKLEALESRLGLDSSGPSVSKREAPPVPISTPSVDDPRISEYDQFVEKSLGKVLSAAEKIGGQVLDATLVLKDAFAVHRAFLLKIKQCKQPDLEGLTKMISPLNETITKANALTEGRRTESFNHLKTVAESLTAFVWIAYSGKDCGLSLPAAHVEESWQTAEFYNNKVLVDYKNKDSTHVDWAKAMKELYVPGLRDYVKKNYPTGPVWNPSGVDVNVSPHGTTPTVTAKSAARNPPPPPPPPAFGPIEVAETPKEGMNAIFQEINAGESVTAGLRKVSDDMKTKNRTDRSGVVAAASGKDKSAAKSSVFSKTGPPKLELQMGRKWVVENQIGQKNLQIDDCDPKQSVYIFGCKDSVLQVKGKVNNITVDKCTKTGVVFTDVVSACEIVNCNGVEVQCQGSAPTIAIDNTSGCQLYLGRSSMGASITTAKSSEVNVLVPGATDDSDLVEHNLPEQFTHAYKDGQFVTSAVSHSGG; encoded by the exons ATGGAGACATTGGTGGGTAGATTGGAAGCAGCAGTTTCTAAGCTTGAAGCCCTTGAGTCTAGGCTTGGTCTGGATTCATCCGGTCCATCTGTCAGCAAAAGGGAAGCCCCACCGGTACCGATATCCACTCCCTCAGTTGATGATCCAAGAATTTCTGAATATGACCAGTTTGTAGAGAAATCGCTTGGGAAAGTTCTGAGTGCAGCAGAAAAGATTGGAGGACAAGTTTTGGATGCCACCCTTGTTCTCAAGGATGCATTTGCTGTTCACAGGGCCTTCCTTCTCAAAATCAAGCAATGCAAG CAACCGGATCTTGAAGGCTTGACAAAAATGATTAGTCCACTAAATGAAACAATTACGAAGGCAAATGCTTTAACAGAAGGAAGGCGGACCGAATCTTTCAATCACTTAAAGACTGTTGCAGAGAGCTTGACAGCTTTTGTATGGATTGCCTATAGTGGGAAAGACTGTG GATTAAGCCTTCCTGCTGCTCATGTTGAAGAGAGCTGGCAAACTGCAGAGTTTTATAACAACAAG GTTCTTGTGGATTACAAAAATAAGGATAGCACCCATGTTGATTGGGCAAAGGCTATGAAGGAGCTTTATGTGCCAGGCCTGAGGGACTACGTCAAAAAAAATTATCCTACAGGGCCAGTTTGGAATCCATCTGGTGTTGATGTAAACGTGTCTCCACATGGTACTACGCCAACAGTTACCGCAAAATCAGCAGCTCGGAATCCACCTCCACCACCCCCACCACCAGCCTTTGGGCCTATAGAAGTTGCAGAAACCCCAAAAGAAGGAATGAATGCAATATTTCAGGAGATAAATGCTGGAGAATCTGTAACTGCAG GTCTAAGAAAGGTTTCAGATGACATGAAGACAAAAAATCGCACTGATAGATCAGGAGTTGTTGCTGCAgcatctggaaaagataaaagtGCTGCTAAGAGCTCTGTATTTTCTAAGACGGGGCCTCCCAAGTTAGAGCTACAGATGGGTCGCAA ATGGGTTGTTGAGAATCAAATAGGTCAGAAGAACCTGCAAATTGATGATTGTGATCCAAAACAATCAGTATACATATTTGGCTGCAAAGATTCTGTTTTGCAAGTTAAAG GCAAAGTGAACAATATTACAGTTGATAAATGTACAAAAACAGGAGTTGTCTTCACG GATGTTGTTTCAGCTTGTGAAATAGTGAACTGCAACGGTGTTGAGGTGCAATGCCAg GGGTCTGCTCCAACTATTGCTATTGACAATACATCAGGTTGTCAGCTATACCTAGGCAGAAGTTCTATGGGAGCATCAATTACAACGGCCAAGTCAAGTGAAGTTAACGTGCTAGTGCCTGGTGCAACTGATGATTCAGATTTG GTAGAACATAACTTGCCCGAGCAGTTCACACATGCTTACAAAGATGGACAGTTTGTAACGTCTGCTGTATCCCACTCTGGTGGTTAA